DNA from Mycolicibacterium alvei:
CCTTGTCGACAAAGGCAATACGGTGATCGTCATCGAACACAACCTCGACGTGATCAAGACTTCGGACTGGATCGTGGACATGGGACCCGAGGGCGGGGCCGGGGGCGGCACCGTTGTAGCGCAGGGCACGCCCGAGGAAGTCGCGGCCGACCCCGCCAGCTACACCGGCCAGTTCCTCGCCGAGCTGATCGATGTACCGGCACCGAAACCCAAGCGCCGCAAGGCCAGCGCCTAGCGGGGTCAGCGCTTCGACAGGGGCGAGGGAAACCGGGGAACGGCACGGACTCCGGCCAGCCATTCGGTCAGCGCGTCCGCACGCTGCTGCAGCGCGCGCGTGCCGTCGCGGCCGAGGTCCTCCAACAGGTGTAGCTGGATACGGCCCTCAGCGTCCTGACTCCAGCCGCCGACGATCCGCCCGTCCCACCACGCGGTGGGCCCGCCGTTGCCGTTGGTGTCGAACACCTCCGGGCGATGATCGCCGAGGTACCAGTCGCGATCGAACCACCCCATCGTGGTGACGTCCAGGCCCGGGAGCAGGGCTGCCCACGGCTCAGGTTGCGGTTCAACCTCAAGATCGTCGGGCAGGACGTAACCGGTTTTTCCGTCCAGATCCACCTCGACAGCGCAGATGTCGCGCAACGCGTGACGGGCCCAGGTCAGAGTGTTGCCGAACCACCATTTGATGTCGGTGACCGTGGCCGGGCCGAATGTCTGCAACCAGGTGCGCACCAGCTCGGCGCGGGCCCGGTCCGGCTCGGCCGCCGGTCCGGTCGTTCCGAGCCAGTCGGAGGAAACCGTCCATCGTGGGCGGGAGGTGGTCCAACCGCCGTCGTTGGGGCCGCGCACGATCTCGCCGCGCACCCCGAGAACTGTCAAAACCCTTGGAGAAAGCGGTGCTTCACCGCCCCAACGCTTTCCTGGTGCCGGGTCGAAACTGCCGGCGAGTTCGGGCAGCGCGGCGCGCAGTTGTGCAGCAGGGGTAGGTCCGTGCTCACGCAGGTGGGCCA
Protein-coding regions in this window:
- a CDS encoding winged helix DNA-binding domain-containing protein, whose translation is MRTFTVAERRARLARRHFLSRPAPSVATTVGAFVGLHATDPSTPYLSLWARLPGFTTDTLDHDLYQRRTVLKHLAMRRTLWVVRAEDLPLVQAGASDRVAGTEHRKLVGDVERAGVAVDGSQWVATACQAVLAHLREHGPTPAAQLRAALPELAGSFDPAPGKRWGGEAPLSPRVLTVLGVRGEIVRGPNDGGWTTSRPRWTVSSDWLGTTGPAAEPDRARAELVRTWLQTFGPATVTDIKWWFGNTLTWARHALRDICAVEVDLDGKTGYVLPDDLEVEPQPEPWAALLPGLDVTTMGWFDRDWYLGDHRPEVFDTNGNGGPTAWWDGRIVGGWSQDAEGRIQLHLLEDLGRDGTRALQQRADALTEWLAGVRAVPRFPSPLSKR